A portion of the Caenorhabditis elegans chromosome III genome contains these proteins:
- the rei-1 gene encoding Guanine nucleotide exchange factor rei-1 (Confirmed by transcript evidence) — translation MTEGDDQLISIRKQLENLNNATDDINSYEMKLETVKKQFCETQLMFNKEMLGIPKKLAKHISKSRQFFDLKSRESEIRRCVQQAAAQFERQKTSVEMAREQVQILHNSLNNNQELDAEKQYVDVIEQQLELVKEAEGECLKAEKCHASRVRDLLQLEMALRKCLEENGSAIKKSRPYYERKEVLTRTMNSQLELMSILEHEVQERKDSYSDSMRALEQISDQIHQERSSQSSLAPSSDAESDSS, via the exons atgacGGAAGGGGACGATCAATTAATATCGATTCGCaaacaacttgaaaatttaaataatgcAACAGATGACATCAACAGTTATGAGATGAAGTTGGAAACTGTCAAGAAACAGTTTTG tgaaaccCAACTAATGTTCAACAAAGAAATGCTTGGAATCCCTAAAAAGTTGGCCAAACACATATCAAAATCCcgtcaatttttcgatttgaaaagCCGCGAATCGGAAATCAGAAGATGTGTTCAACAAGCGGCAGCTCAATTTGAACGACAAAAAACTTCAGTTGAAATGGCAAGAGAACAAGTGCAAATACTGCATAATTCATTGAATAACAATCAAGAATTGGATGCAGAGAAACAATATGTTGATGTGATTGAGCAACAGTTGGAATTGGTTAAAGAAGCTGAGGGAGAATGTTTAAAAGCTGAAAAGTGTCATGCATCACGTGTCAGGGATTTGTTACAGTTGGAAATGGCTTTaaggaaatgtttagaggaaAATGG aTCTGCCATCAAAAAATCCCGGCCCTATTACGAACGAAAAGAAGTTCTGACGCGAACAATGAATTCTCAACTTGAGTTAATGTCAATTTTGGAGCATGAA gtaCAAGAACGAAAAGACAGCTACAGTGATTCGATGCGAGCTTTAGAGCAGATCAGCGATCAAATTCATCAGGAGCGTTCCTCGCAAAGCAGTTTGGCTCCTTCGAGTGATGCAGAATCCGACAGCTCTTGA
- the C03C10.5 gene encoding uncharacterized protein (Partially confirmed by transcript evidence): protein MSGNQNGENVQQKKEKMCSIGETIYTWTQNKHATTYVGTYTKAFFSGEVCREIREHDEFLGMKCLTKKCDSVKSPSRQISNSKFMMEKIVRISRIQAEVEKCILIDLKTIFCKSCCKFF, encoded by the exons aTGTCTGGAAACCAAAACGGCGAAAACgttcaacagaaaaaagagaaaatgtgtTCG atcgGAGAAACCATTTACACATGGACCCAGAACAAGCACGCCACCACTTATGTCGGAACATACACTAAAGCTTTCTTCTCAGGCGAAGTTTGTCGCGAAATCAGAGAGCATGACGAGTTTCTCGGGATGA AATGTTTGACGAAAAAGTGCGACTCGGTCAAGTCACCAAGCCGACAGATTTCAAACTCAAAGTTCATGATGGAGAAGATCGTAAGAATCAGCCGAATTCAAGCGGAAGTGGAGAAATGCATTTTGATAGACCTTAAAACTATCTTTTGCAAGTCatgttgtaaatttttttaa
- the C03C10.2 gene encoding Putative casein kinase I C03C10.2 (Confirmed by transcript evidence), which yields MNKSKEAETDITQIFPNLDILPKKFSAKELAERRIKKLHVAPGSIFMNRWSIEGVIGNGGYGQIFMVMDVKKNDERAMKIEPKLRAEVITKRMIMEQQVLMKMQGKTHIPTMYASGFNDQFNFIIMQLLSMNVGDFRKRSPLGRLSKETVGRIAYQTLNALKDIHDMGYVHRDVKPANICFGVHAQNRHILYLLDFGLVRRFKTESGVCIPWRINAGFKGTERYVSVRVHEKLEQTPWDDAFSVLYTAYELVVGELPWRYLEDIHEIHGVKKLMNEVTKNGEMFKDIASILVDFHKMILECDPVVELPYEKLLECLKCLYSPKSLLEPYDWEDGYKTTLNI from the exons ATGAATAAATCAAAAGAA GCTGAAACCGACATTACTCAAATTTTCCCGAATCTGGACAtccttccaaaaaagttttccgcAAAAGAGTTGGCAGAAAGACGCATCAAAAAGCTCCACGTGGCTCCTGgatcaattttcatgaatcGTTGGTCCATAGAAGGTGTGATTGGAAATGGAGGTTATGGACAGATATTTATGGTGATGGATGTTAAAAAGAATGATGAAAGAGCAATGAAAATAGAACCAAAACTACGAGCAGAAGTGATTACGAAGCGGATGATAATGGAGCAAcaagttttgatgaaaatgcAAGGGAAAACTCATATTCCAACAATGTATGCATCTGGATTCAATgatcaattcaattttattataatGCAGTTGCTTAGTATGAATGTTGGAGACTTTCGGAAACGAAGTCCATTGGGAAGATTGAGTAAAGAGACAGTTGGAAGAATTGCTTATCAGACATTGAATGCATTGAAAGATATTCATGATATGGGATATGTTCATAGAGATGTTAAACCAGCAAATATTTGTTTTGGTGTACATGCTCAG AATCGTCACATCCTCTATCTTCTTGATTTCGGACTCGTCCGACGCTTCAAAACCGAATCCGGTGTATGCATTCCATGGAGAATAAATGCCGGATTCAAAGGAACAGAACGTTATGTATCGGTTCGTGTACACGAGAAGCTGGAGCAGACACCATGGGATGATGCATTCTCAGTCTTGTATACGGCATATGAGCTAGTCGTTGGAGAGCTCCCGTGGAGATATTTGGAGGATATTCATGAGATTCATGGGGTCAAAAAGTTGATG AACGAGGTTACCAAGAATGGAGAGATGTTCAAGGACATTGCGAGCATCCTAGTCGACTTTCATAAGATGATTTTGGAATGTGACCCCGTTGTTGAACTACCGTATGAAAAACTGCTGGAATGTCTGAAATGTTTATACAGCCCGAAATCACTGCTCGAACCGTATGATTGGGAGGATGGATACAAGACGACATTGAATATTTGA
- the rnr-2 gene encoding Ribonucleoside-diphosphate reductase small chain (Confirmed by transcript evidence): MTLTEIQNVEKENAGASVPKHSSNKLKLEKELEKLEIVDQTKAASAEETNNESEVNELDADEPMLQDLDNRFVIFPLKHHDIWNFYKKAVASFWTVEEVDLGKDMNDWEKMNGDEQYFISRILAFFAASDGIVNENLCERFSNEVQVSEARFFYGFQIAIENIHSEMYSKLIETYIRDETERNTLFNAVDEFEFIKKKADWALRWISDKKASFAERLIAFAAVEGIFFSGSFASIFWLKKRGLMPGLTHSNELISRDEGLHRDFACLLYSKLQKKLTQQRIYDIIKDAVAIEQEFLTEALPVDMIGMNCRLMSQYIEFVADHLLVELGCDKLYKSKNPFDFMENISIDGKTNFFEKRVSEYQRPGVMVNEAERQFDLEADF; the protein is encoded by the exons ATGACCCTCACCGAGATTCAGAATGTCGAGAAGGAGAACGCAGGAGCATCAGTG CCGAAACACTCATCGAACAAGCTGAAGTTGGAGAAAGAACTGGAGAAATTGGAGATTGTCGATCAGACCAAGGCTGCTTCAGCTGAGGAAACAAATAATGAGTCGGAGGTGAATGAGCTGGATGCCGACGAGCCGATGCTTCAAGATTTGGATAATCGATTCGTCATCTTCCCACTGAAACATCATGACATCTGGAACTTCTACAAAAAGGCAGTTGCATCATTCTGGACAGTCGAAGAAGTCGATCTTGGAAAGGATATGAACGATTGGGAGAAGATGAATGGTGACGAGCAATACTTCATTTCTCGGATCCTTGCCTTCTTTGCCGCATCGGACGGAATTGTCAATGAGAACTTG tgcgaACGATTCTCGAACGAAGTTCAAGTCTCAGAAGCACGGTTTTTCTACGGATTCCAGATTGCCATTGAGAACATTCATTCAGAGATGTACTCGAAGCTGATTGAGACTTATATTCGTGATGAGACGGAACGAAACACTCTTTTCAACGCCGTTGATGAGTTCGAGTTCATCAAGAAGAAGGCTGACTGGGCTCTTCGCTGGATTTCGGACAAGAAGGCTTCGTTCGCTGAAAGACTCATTGCTTTCGCAGCTGTTGAGGGAATCTTCTTCAGTGGATCATTCGCTTCGATCTTCTGGCTGAAGAAGCGTGGATTGATGCCAGGATTGACACATTCCAATGAGCTCATCTCGAg aGACGAAGGACTTCATCGTGATTTCGCCTGTCTTCTCTACTCAAAGCTTCAAAAGAAACTCACTCAACAACGCATCTACGATATCATCAAGGACGCTGTGGCCATCGAACAAGAATTCCTGACTGAGGCACTTCCAGTTGACATGATTGGCATGAACTGTCGTCTTATGTCACAGTACATCGAGTTTGTCGCCGATCATTTGCTCGTCGAGCTCGGTTGTGACAAGCTTTACAAGTCGAAGAATCCATTCGACTTCATGGAGAATATCTCGATCGACGGAAAGACTAACTTCTTCGAGAAGCGGGTTTCCGAGTATCAACGTCCTGGAGTGATGGTGAATGAAGCCGAGAGACAGTTCGATCTTGAGGCTGACTTCtaa
- the C03C10.7 gene encoding uncharacterized protein (Partially confirmed by transcript evidence), whose translation MASDRRFSVTLSEDDLRPHLRKPKPLKPPKPQQSSEIEELIRRNEKREEAKKEVKRRIEEEEKAKEQRKRDEEIRRETHELLVIRELSNNRNDIEMPSIPKLGRRVNNFQYFKWDSDEEIPIIPEERRPASVSRLPPATRASTLCELCTLASRLLDKSSAPTRSAACAHVDAFVGTSSSSHYHNF comes from the exons ATGGCGTCAGATCGTCGATTTTCTGTAACTCTGTCCGAGGATGATCTACGTCCGCATTTAAGGAAGCCAA AACCACTCAAGCCACCTAAACCACAACAATCAAGTGAAATTGAAGAACTGATTAGAAGAAATGAGAAGCGGGAAGAGGCGAAGAAAGAGGTAAAACGTCGTAttgaagaagaggaaaaagcGAAGGAACAGAGGAAGAGAGATGAAGAAATTCGTAGAGAAACTCATGAATTGTTGGTTATTAGGGAATTGAGCAATAATCGGAATGATATAGAAATGCCT agcATTCCAAAGCTTGGCCGGCGtgtgaacaattttcagtattttaaaTGGGATTCTGATGAAGAAATTCCAATTATTCCAGAAGAAAGAAGACCCGCTTCGGTTAGCAG ATTGCCACCAGCGACAAGGGCATCCACTCTTTGTGAGCTATGCACATTGGCTTCACGATTGCTTGATAAATCCAGTGCTCCGACAAGAAGTGCAGCGTGTGCACACGTAGATGCTTTTGTGGGCACTTCATCGTCTTCTCattatcacaatttttaa